DNA sequence from the Vicia villosa cultivar HV-30 ecotype Madison, WI linkage group LG3, Vvil1.0, whole genome shotgun sequence genome:
gagatattataagattttaataatatcttttattctaacaattaacGGGATATGTTATGGAATttgttgataaaataaaaacattgttAATTTCCATTGTAACAAATCTACACCAAAAAGCTGAAAAACCTAACATCATTAAGTTCCATGAATGGAAAACCAAATAGAGATTAAGACAAAGAAGATAATGGTGGATGAAGCTTTGTTTCAAGTTTCACTTCCTTTCCTTAGTTTGAGTTTCATTCTTTTTACTTCACCTCATGTTTTGTTTCTTGTGCTTCGTTTTCGAGATTCTTTCAATTTGTGTTGGAACTAATGTCATTTGAGTGGATGATTCTGGTGAAATATCGAGTTTCATTAATGGAACAAATGAAGTTTTTGAATTTATGTTTAGGTTTTGTATGGAGATTATGAAGTTTTGAGTTTAGGTTTCATTTTATTCTAAACTTTCTCTCTCAGTTTCAATTGTATTTCAGAAATGAATGGAACATGGCATTGAAAATATGTTTTTCGAAtgacaaaatgttagaaacaatATTGTAATATTGTGTATGATAAGATTAACGTGCAATCAATAAAATAGTAACAAAAGGAAAATGACACAAGGAATTGTTAACTAAGTTTGATACAATGTCACCTACATCTAAAGGGCGTTAACCCAACAAATGAAATTCACTCTTAATAGTCAAAAGTACAAATTGGTATTAGCTGAATCCTCTTGGCTCAATGCCTCTTTTCCTAGTACTACTAGTGAATTCCTGTTCAGAGCTTCCCTTGAATATGAGAtccctctcactttctctcaaacACTCACCAAGTGTTTGGACAGATACAATAGCTTATGAATGATGGaacaaattacaactcaaaattACTCTATTCCTTAACATATGACTATGACTAGTGAATAGAGTTTAATAacacaaaatgaaaataaaccaAAAAGACTCAGCACAACTAAACACGCCTTTCTTGTTTCTCAAGATCTGATTATTTTACAACGGAGAGCTCATCCTTAAATAGAAAGAGAGTCCAACTATAAATCCCATTAGAGTATGAATCTTTATATGCGGTTGAACCAATCCCGCAAGCGCACAAATCTACATTAATTTGATTTGTAATAATTGATTTGATAAATCTTCATTAgaactgatttttttttctttttaaataatagtgaataaataaaacaattaaataagattagacaaatataaaaataatccatggtatattttgtaaattataaacAAATGTCACTTCTAACAAATGAATTCGACAAAGATATCTAGGATTTAAATAAGGTTCTACTCGATTCTTAGTTTATAGATTTACTCATCTATCTTATGTGTAACATTCTAATTATTTACTCtagtttatattttaatttattaattctttaaaatgtattatattaatctttttcttataattaacgatgaaaaaaactcaaaaatctttCATTTAATTTGtcgataattaaataaaaaattactaacttttaataaatattgaacAGTTAAAAAATCAATACGATCAAAATGAATCCAAAATTGACTAACTTTTAAACCTCTTATATATTGttctattatggaaacaaaattGATTATTAGTGGTTATGACGGACAACATTGAACTTAAACCTCATATGTAGAGAAGAGACTAACATGCAAAATTAGCACTACAACACTTAAGTCACTTAAGTCAGTATGTGAAGaagaataaaatatgaaattaaagTTGTATTGAATAAATTAAATTCTTCATGCATGTGTATCATTTGTATAATGAAATACGTTGAGCAGTTACATATATCATAGTTCTAAATCTTAAGTACTTTACATTATGAGCAACTCCTTAGTATAGTTGTCGATTGCGGTTGCGGTTGTGAGTGTTGTGATTGTTGTGATGCACATTGAGACTGTTGCGGTGtgaacttttataaaaaaaattgatatagaaAGTTGAAAAActtaatgttaattttttttatcgcATAAGAAATAAATTGAGTTTTACAATtctaatattttgatttttgataaaaaaaatacttgAAGAAACATTATTAAAATCATCTAATGTCGTTTTTAATGTAGTAGAAGGCGTGACATTAAAATTGCACCGCAATTACATTCTGATTCGATAATATTATGATACCTAATATCTAAATAAAAAAGACTATCCTTTAAGTCAAACTCACTCCTGTGTTGTATTTGTGACCAAATGAAAAAGATGGAAGAAACAACCACATCAATAGTAATGTATCCATCACCAGGCATATGTCACATAGTTTCCATGGTAGAATTAGCCAAACTTCTCATTCATCATCCACAATTCTCAATCACAATCTTTCTCACTATCGGCTTCTCCGATGATGTATCCATTAATTCTTACATTAAACGACTGCTACGGTGCTCACCGTGTGACGCATCCATTTGATGACATTGCATTATTCGATGGATGGTTGGCATGTAGTTCAACATCACTGTTCCATATCTTCTGGAGCGCGTCATGCGGCAGTTCGACTACTGTTAGACGATACCTCGCCACCCTTCTGTCTCCGCTCCTCTCGGGTTGACTCGTAATCAAATAGATGACATATTTGCCGACTATCAACAACACATGTTTCTGGNNNNNNNNNNNNNNNNNNNNNNNNNNNNNNNNNNNNNNNNNNNNNNNNNNNNNNNNNNNNNNNNNNNNNNNNNNNNNNNNNNNNNNNNNNNNNNNNNNNNACATGTTTCTGGACGAGGCTCTGGCGACCAGAGTAGAGAGAGACTGGAATTGCGTTGATGGGTACATCACTTGGTTCTTCACTGTTTCACACCCCTACATGGTCCCCGATGCAGAGGGATCACCGCCCATACCATCTCATCAAGAAATATTACAGGAGCAGTAGTCTCAGATAAACCACACTCAGGATGCGCTGCCTTCCTGTCGTCAGATAGTTGAGATGGGGCGGAGAGACATTGAGCCTGGTTTCTTCTTTGAGGGGTTTGGTGTCAGGCTTATTGGGAGATGTTGTATTTCTGTGAGCGTCTTTCGGTGGCGAAGGGGATTGTGGTGAATACGTTTTGTGAATTGGAGGTTTTGGCGGTTAAGGCGGTTGAGGATGGTGCGTGTTTTCCGGATCGGGAAGGAAGCCATCCTCCTGTTTACTGTATTGGACCGTTGATTGCTGATGCTCAACAGCCAGGTCAATTGACTCAACTGCTACTGTAATTTTTTGGTATGAACACATACACAACTCTCGGACACAGATGCTGACACTGACACGTCGACAATGATAATAATTTTAAGAAATGAATAAATTGAAAGTAATTACAAATGTGTATTACAGAGGTTATTAGAATTTGCTTAAATAAAAATGTGAATAATGAAACTTTAGAATGTGCTTCTAAATCTAGAAACTTTTGAAATTCAACTATTAAGACATGAATGGACTGACTACTAGAGCGAGATATAAAGGATCTAAATAGGAGTATTTACGAATTTAGGTCATCTAAAGTGgttaaaatgagaaaaatcaaTGATTTGTTATTGATATACTACTCACTTTATGCCCTAAAGTGAGTAATACATTCTATGAAGAACGGATTCTGACACAGACACGAAACACAATAGGAACACTCCAACGCcgataatataaaaaaatgtagaatatacatatatatgataATATTTGACTCTATGTAACCATCTATTATTGAAAGAGTAAAATGCCTTTAATCTTTCATTTGTCAATATTGCTCAACACATGTTTAACGTTTTTAGATATGTGTGAAATTTGTTCAAAAATATATAAGGTGTGttgattttgagaaaaaaataattttaatttaaaacattTGTCTAAAATTGCCCAACACGTGTCGTATGAGTGTCATACACTAATTCAAAAAGTGTCGAAGTAAAGGAAAGTAAACCATTTTTTTGGAGACACTTGTCTGAATTTTCCAATACGTATTGTACGAGTGATCCCTTTTGCTCATCCAATTCCACTCAGTAACATAGATTTGTTACCTTAATTTTCTGGGTTCTATCAAATGTTGATCATTGGATTAGTGTAAGGGTCAAGAATATTTAGCAAATAAATAATCCAACCTGTAGACTGAGTAGACTGAGTTGTATTGAGTCACAAGTATTCAATTTGATATTTTGAACTACATAATTTAAAGTGTAAATTTGCTGAAAGCTGTAGTTTGAATAATATCCATCAATTATCAAACTAATAATTGATATTTGATGTACACATATAGTAAATCATGTGTGTTTCCTCAAACCTTCGATATTTTCACATCAATAACCAGTTGGTTTAAATGCCAACCTTACAAGTATTTATAAAAtaagtttatatatttttgtttatcgaaaatttcttataaatataattttattggtATTCATGAATAAGTACAAATTGGTTTTGTTTACACTTGTGTTGTTAGTTTGTTCATCCTGAAATCAGTTTATTATCTAATGCAGTGAAACTTTGGACCACACAATTATACATGTTATGTTATTTGAAAGATAGATTTTCTTTGTGAAAGATCCATCGTATATTTGGGTTGCGCTACTTATGTTCATGTCATTACACTTTATTTTTCTATTAGTCATTATTTTGAAGAAGAGACTCCTCTTATTGTGTGTGAAGCATTAATATTACACCGACATCCTTTACAAAACGAGTTAATATATTTTGAGGCTTTACCAATACCTCattttggcaaaaaaaaaattgtatgcaAAAAACTAAGAATACAAGAGACTCGTAATTCTTTTGCAATAATGCATGATTTAGATTTGAATTATttggttaatttttttaattgtctATATATGTTGAGTAAAAATATGTAATTCAAGTGTTGTAATCGATTAATACGGGAGTGTTATTGGTTACAACGAGTGGAAAAGCACTTATGCAAAAGGAAAAAGCAGCTTTGGAGTTGCGTTAACCAGTTAACAAAACAGGTTAACCGGATAGACCTCAAATTAAGATTTTATGATTGtgtatgatgtaaccggttaatAGTTTGTGTTAACCGGTTACAACCCTGGGTTTTGGATTTTTCTTGTATTTTTGTTGATGTATTTTATGTCCCAATTATTTTGTAATACTTGCATAAAGGCCTTAGAGACATCATCATCTCAAgttaataaaaattatcatttttaccCTTATTATCTCTCTCTCTCCCACTCTCATTATATCCTCTCTCACCATCTCTTTCTCTGCATACTCCATAGTTTACCAATTGTGTGATTGTATActccaacatttggcatcaagagcctGGTTTTGTTACATAAACATTTGTTGTACAACATGAATTTTGTCTCCAATGATAGAGTCCTTATAAATCTACTAACGCTTAATGCGAAGAATTACGACAAATTGTGCAAGCAAATGAATGTGTTGTTTGGCTGCCAAGAAGTTCTTAAAGTGATCAAGAATGGGGTGAATCCTCTTTCTGAATGTGCACAACGGATGTACAAAATATTTcgtaaaaagaagaaaagaagaaagattacaaagcaTTGTTCTTGATCCATAAATGTGTAGATGGTGACAACTTTGAAAAAGTTAGCGATTGCGAATCAGCAAAGGAAGCGTGGGAAATCTTGGAAAAAGGCCTATGCATGGGTTGATAAGGAAaggtggtgaggttacaaactcacaaatgtAAATTTGATTTAATTCAAATGGAGGAGGATGAGAAAATCAACGATTATGTGATGTGAAATACTCGATTGGTGAACCAAATCAAGTCGTTTAGAGAAACTCTTTCTGAGCAGAATGTTGGGTCGAATAACTTGTGTTATTTGACGACAATACTTGACAACATAGTAATGGCAATTGAAGAGTCAAAGAATCTTGCGAAGTTGAGCAAAGATGAGTTTCAAATATCTCTTAAGGATAATGAGAAAAGGATAGAGGAGAGAAATGACGACAAGGCAAAGGCGGAGATAGCTTTGCAAGTATGGTTCAATGAAAAGAATATGAAGTCAGAAGGAAAATGGCCCATAAAGAGTAAagagaattttcaaaattttgatggAAAAGAGtctcaaaattcaaaaatttcgACTTGTCAAAAGCGTGAGAGAAGTTGCATAAAAAATGGTGGTCAAGGTAACTTTAGAGGCGAAAAAGGAAAGTATGACAAGAGTAAGGCACATTGCTGCAATTGTCAAAAGTTCAATAATTTTGCAAGAGAATGCAACGCAAAAAAGAGGGAATCTCAAGGAGATGAATCCAAATTTGCAAGGCCATAGATGGATGATGATAATACACTTTTGGTCATGATCACGAGAGGTGAATGTAACAGTAATAGGCTGCAGGGCGACAATAGCAGTTCCAGGAACGCTGCAGAAACGTTTGCGGAAGAAAATGCTATGGTGACTGTGAGATAAGGAGCCCAGTGCAACGAAGAATGGTACTTAGATTCTGGTTGTTCTGCGCAAATGACGGGGAAGGAGGATTTATTTGTCAGAATTAATCAAGACACAAAGAATAAAGTGAAATTCGCGGATAACACCAATTTAGCAGTCAATGGTGTCAGTGATGTTTTGATCAGGAAGAAGGATTGTGGATATTCCTTGATCAAATATGTATTGTACGTTCCTTGAATCAAATTTAACCTTATAAGTATTGTCCAATTTCTTGAGAAGGGCTACAAGATTCGCATGGAAGACAAGACTTTGTGCGTTATGGATGTAAACAAAGTTTTGGTCCTTAAAGCTCCTATGACTGCCAATATAAATTTCAAGATTGAGTTGAAGGTTATGGAGCATGAGTTTATTGCTACTGTGGCAAGTCGAGAAGAGTGGTTGTGGTGTTATTGTCTTAGGCATCTCAATTTTCGAGATCTAAACACATTCCAAAGGAACCGAATGGTAACCGTGTTACCATCCATCAGCATACTAGTTAAGATTTGTGAAGATTGTGATCAAAGGAAGCAACACAAGGGTTAATTCAACAAGGATGTCGGTTGTAGAACCAAGCATCACCTTGAGGTGGTGCATTCCAATGTGTATGAGTCGATGCAAGGTGATTCGTGTGGTGGCAATAGGTAATTTGTCACTTTTAACAACGATTATAGTAGAAAGATGTGGACATGCATAATCCAGAGAAAATATGAGGTATTTGAAGTGTTTAAtaagttcaagtccatggttgagCGGCAAGGCGGTCACAAGCTCAAAGTTCTTAAAACGGATGGTGGAGACGAGTATGTCTCAAATGACTTTGGGGATTTTTGTGATGAAAATGGGATAATGCATGAGGTAGTACCACCATATACACCACAAAAAACGGTGTTACCGAGAGAaagaatctatcgattatgaacTTGGTGAGAAGCATGTTAAAGGGAAGAGTTGTGGGGAGAAGTGATATCCATAGCTTCCTATTTTGTTGAATATGTGTCCTACAAAGAGGCTTGATAAGATAACATCGGAAGAGGCATGGTTTGGATTCAAATTGAATCAGAACAATTTAATAGTTTTCGGTTCTGTGGCATATTGACATATTCTGGGCCAACTTAGAAAGAAGTTGGATTACAAAGGGGAGATGATGATACTTATAGGGTATCACCATACTGGAGGTTATAAGTTGTTTGATGTTGAAAACAAGAGGATTGTGATCCTGTGGGATGTCGTAATCGATTAATTGAAGCATGTGGAGTAGTCTGTAATCGGTTACAGGTTGTCGTTAACCAGATACATGTAGGCATTAACCTATTACAGAAAACCATTAACTAATATTTCACTTATGGCTGAATCTGAGCCCGTTAAGACGAAAAATGCCTTAAGAGATCGAAAGTGGATTTTAGCTATGAAGAAGGATCTGGAATCAATTGAGAAAAATAATACTTGGGAGTTAGTTAATGTTTCGAAAGGAAAGAAGTCGATTGGTATAAGTTGGGTCTATAAGGTGAAGGCATATCCCATGGGTAAAATAATAGAGCATAAGGCTTGATTAGTTGCAAAGGGATTTTTGCAAAGAGAATGTATAGACTTTGATGAGGTATTAGCACAGGTTGCTAGGATCGAAACCATAAGGTTAGTTGTTAGTATTGTAAACTGAAACAATTGGCCTATCTACCAAATGGATGTGAGGTCCGTGTTTTTTAGCGGTCCGCTTGAAGAAGAAGTGGTGTAAAATAGCCCCCtaattttgttgtgaaaaaccaaGAGGGAAGATTCTACAAGTTGAGAAAATCGTtcaagcaagctccaagagcttggaacaaaagGATAGATGATTTCCTAGTTGAGGTTGGCTTCAAGAAATGTGTGTGCGAGCATGGAGTTTATGTGAAGACAAATATAAGTGAAGGTGTGATCATTTTTTGTCTATACGTAGATGATTTGTTGATCACTGCCAGCAACGAGAAGAGTATTTGTAAGTTCAAAAGTGAGCTTATTAAAGAATTCGATAAGGATATATATGCTCTTAAGATATTTAAGAAGTGTGATATAGGGCATTGCAATGCTGCCATTACACCACCTGAACCAAGATTACAGTTGTCCAAGAATGAAGACGAGCATAATGTACACCCAACTTAATATAGAAGGTTGATTGAATCATTATGTTACTTATGCAATATGCGGCCAGATTTGGCGTTCAGTGTTGGTATTGCGaatagattcatggagagaccaaagGTGTCTCACTTGAGAACAGCCAAAAGAATCCTAAGATACGTCAAAGGGTTTATTGGTTGCAGAATTCCCTTTCCCGCAAGGTATACAGGCAAAAAATGcaatttgcttgattttatcgaTTCCATTTAGTGTGGTGATAAAGATGATCTAAAGTCTACagctggatacatctttatgtttggtagaacaccaatctcatggtgttcgaagaagAAACCAGTAGTTGCACTCTCGTTTTGTAAGGTCGGGTGCATTGCTGCTTTGTTATGTGTGTGCCAAGTCATGTGGCTAATGAATCTATTGAAAGAGTTAGGCAGGAATGAGGGTGAGGCTGTCACACTCTTGGTTGATAATGTTTCAGCTATTAATCTTGGTAAAAACCCAATTGCACACAGGaggagcaagcatattgagaggAGGTTTCACTATTTGAGGGAACTTGTTAGTGAAGGCAAGTTAAGATTGGGATATTGTATAAGTGAGGACCAAGTTGTTGATTTGTTGACTAAATGAGTCACAAATGATGTGTTCAAGGGGTTGAAGATGGGCATGGGCATGGGCATGGGCATGGGCATGGAAGAATTGAAGCACTTGAGTTAAGGTGGTGTGTTGAGTGAAAACATGTAATTCAAGTGTTTTAACCGGTTAACATggaggtgtaaccggttacagctggTGGAACAACACTTCTACAAAAGGAAAAGGAAGTTTTTGAATTGCGTTAACCGGTTACACTTGATATTGAGTTTTATGATTGTGTCTGTTGTAACCGGTTAACAGTTTCTATTAACCGGTTACATCCCTGAGTTTTGGTTTTTCGTGTATTTTTTTGATGTGTTTTACGTCCGAATCATTTTGTAACACTTGTATAAATATCTTGAAGAAATCTTCATCTCAAGTTAATGCAAACTATCATTCTCACCCTCAATTATCTCTCTCTAATTCTCTTCTCTCTCACTACCATTTTCTCCACATACTCCATTGTTCATTGTTCATGTGATTGTATGTTCCAACATTATGGAGTAAAAATTCTTCTTCATATTtagttttaattgatttaaacttATTTTAATGTTCAGATTTTTCATTAGAATTGGATTTGACATATAATCTTGCCCAGAAAACATTAAGGTTGCCTTTTGTCTTCAAAAAAATGTAACCAGATGAAAAATCTCTTTTTGTCAGAGTCAATTATTTTGAAATGGAATCCCATGTAGTCAGAATTTACCCGCATCCATGCTATCAAGATATCATTAATCGTTTGATCTTGATCGTACgtcttaaaaaaataaatcttttTCTAAAATTATCAACTTTAAATAAGAATCATCCAATCTTAATCGGACGGTCAATTACATTTTAATGTGTGACAGCGCGGTTTCTTGACAGCAGACAATCTAAGTCCATTATTTAGAAATGGACTCCCCTGCCGTAGGCAATCTAAGTCCGCGTAAGTTTGAACATTAATGGGTGTTGTGCACAACAAATTTAAGATTCAAGTCCTCTGATTTATTGTGTATGCTTTATTAATTGTTTGGAGCTAAAATAAGAACCTGAAGTGAGGTAATTAGGAGGAAAATTTCAAATCAAAACTTTAGAAGATTTTCACTATTAATTGTGTTTAATTTAAATTGTGCTAATTCAAGTGGCGTAAGCCAAATATAAGTCTACAGAATTGGCCATTATAAGAATAGGTCCTTTTAAATAGACTTGTAAGAATCTCATTTGCTaagttgaaaatgatttttttttttaaaataatatgagGTGATTGAACATTAACTCATTCATAATTCTAAAACCGGACCGGAAATAGGGTCCAACCGTCCGAGGCCAGACCAATTACACCAGTAATATGAGAATGACAATGTATCTGTAAGAATTTTTCTCTATGAAACCCAAATGCTTCCAAAAGCTTCTTCAAAAGCTCTCTTCCTGCATATTTCTTTACTCCACCCTCCAGCCCTTGCTCGCCGCCTAAGTGTTTCCTCGGTCTCAACTATGTAGCCAGTGTCACTTCCTCCAAGAGGTAAAGGTTGTGGTCCCATCATGCCCGTTGGTCTAGGCTGTCCTCCTGCAACTGTAGGTGCATATTGCCCCTGAGGAACAGTACCAATCCCGGCTTGCGAATTTTGGCTTGCATCCTGTTTCCAGAATAAGCAGTGTTTACAATCTGTACCAAAAATGTAATCTTAATGAATATATAGAAATAGCAATCCAATACTTACATCATTATCAATTTCGGCAGGCTGTGCCTTGATTGCTGCCATAGCTGCAGCTAATTCTTCGGCCTATTTAAATATTACAAGCAGCATTAACATCACAAATTGATACAAAACAGATATAGAAGAGACTGAACCCCGGTGAAGTACCTTTCGGGCTCGATTAATCATTATTTGTTCTGAATTTTCTTCTTGGTATTTAGCAATATGTGCTTCAATGGCGGCAACATGTATTCCATCAATCAAATTAACCGCTGCAGGGGGAAAAGAAGAAATTACATCAAAATAAAGACCGCTGCAGGGGGAAAAGAAGAAATTAcatgaaaataaagcaaaaattaCCGAGTGAAACACATGTCATCATGACTAAAAAAACTTACTCATGTCTTCAACTTCCTCCAAGTAATCATTGTACTCCTTGAAAGTTGTAAAATCATCTTCCCGTTTATTGAATCTATAAATTCAATATAACATGGACCCCAAAAAAGTGAGTCTGAATTTAGAATATGATACATACTTGTTTTCTACAAAACATTCAAATATAACAGATTTTCAAAGTAATTAAGTAAGGAGAAAACTAAAGTTTGTAATATGTTATATCTGCTCAGTTATGAACTCTAAAAATGAATGATGAGACTTGGCAGATGATAATAGGAAGACAGAAAATGTCCTCCGCATTTTATGCCAATCCCACGGCTCCTCCTTCACttaacttttttattaaaaaactcaGGACCTGACTCTCCTTCACTTAACTAACCAGAGTGGCAAAGCATGTGTTGTCATATGTTTCATGATTAGACCCTTGAGCAATTAATCGACTTGTATTGTGCAAACTGAAACAGATTTTCTATTATATTTCATAAGTTTGTTTAAAATTTCTGTGAGAATTGGTACTGAATTACTACAGCTGAACCACATGATAAGCAAAGAAAATGAAATACTACCCAGCAGAACTACACATTCTAGGGTAGAATGAATTGATTTCATTACATAATAACTTGTAAGCTGATTTAGGAAAGAAACTGACAGCCTCTTTTGAAATCAAATCCTTGTGATTATGAAATATTTCCTAGTTTACTAAACCTACTAGTAGGAAATAGAAACAAGATTTCCCTAAATATACATTCTAGGCTATACACAGTTTCTGGCATGCATGAATTTTGCTAACTATGGTAactttaattatgttttaatccaGAACAAAGTGTAATAGATGATCTATCAAGAAAAATCTGCAGGATGTTTTTGAGTAATATATATGAGTAGAAACCATGACAGACATATGATGCATCTAGTATTTTTCATGTCACATATACAAAGCAAGCAAGATACAATGTGGGAAAGAAAAATATACATGCTACCAATCCTCCTCCTGATGACTATCTCCTTATATTGTGGATTGGAACTAGAGATCACCATTCTTATGCCACCAACTTCCTTTTCCTTACTTGTTCTCG
Encoded proteins:
- the LOC131659891 gene encoding uncharacterized protein LOC131659891, with the protein product MAESEPVKTKNALRDRKWILAMKKDLESIEKNNTWELVNVSKGKKSIDDLLITASNEKSICKFKSELIKEFDKDIYALKIFKKCDIGHCNAAITPPEPRLQLSKNEDEHNIHGETKGVSLENSQKNPKIRQRVYWLQNSLSRKKKPVVALSFCKVGCIAALLCVCQVMWLMNLLKELGRNEGEAVTLLVDNVSAINLGKNPIAHRRSKHIERRFHYLRELVSEGKLRLGYCISEDQVVDLLTK
- the LOC131593484 gene encoding uncharacterized protein LOC131593484 encodes the protein MVISSSNPQYKEIVIRRRIGSIFNKREDDFTTFKEYNDYLEEVEDMTVNLIDGIHVAAIEAHIAKYQEENSEQIMINRARKAEELAAAMAAIKAQPAEIDNDDASQNSQAGIGTVPQGQYAPTVAGGQPRPTGMMGPQPLPLGGSDTGYIVETEETLRRRARAGGWSKEICRKRAFEEAFGSIWVS